From the Acidilutibacter cellobiosedens genome, one window contains:
- the rpsH gene encoding 30S ribosomal protein S8 — MMTDPIADMLTRIRNGNNAKHETVDVPASNIKKEIAKILLNEGFIKGFDVIDDGKQGIIRIQFKYEKDNQKVISGIKRISKPGLRVYVDNTEIPKVLGGLGIAILSTSKGIMTDKNARKSGIGGEVICYVW, encoded by the coding sequence ATGATGACTGATCCAATTGCAGATATGCTGACCAGAATTAGAAATGGTAATAATGCAAAGCATGAAACTGTGGATGTGCCTGCATCGAATATAAAGAAAGAAATAGCTAAAATTTTACTTAATGAAGGTTTTATCAAAGGATTTGATGTAATCGATGACGGAAAACAAGGGATAATAAGAATCCAATTTAAATATGAAAAGGACAATCAAAAAGTTATTAGCGGGATAAAGAGAATTTCGAAGCCAGGTCTTAGGGTGTATGTAGATAATACTGAAATACCGAAAGTTTTGGGTGGATTAGGAATAGCAATACTTTCTACATCAAAGGGAATTATGACTGACAAGAATGCCAGAAAAAGCGGTATTGGTGGGGAAGTAATCTGTTATGTATGGTAG
- a CDS encoding type Z 30S ribosomal protein S14, producing MAKKSMINKQQRNQKFSTREHNRCKICGRPHGYLRKYGICRICFRELAYKGQIPGVKKASW from the coding sequence TTGGCAAAAAAATCAATGATTAATAAGCAGCAAAGAAATCAAAAATTCAGTACAAGAGAGCATAATAGATGTAAGATTTGTGGAAGACCACATGGCTACTTAAGAAAATACGGTATATGCCGTATATGCTTTAGAGAATTAGCATATAAGGGTCAAATCCCGGGAGTTAAAAAAGCTAGCTGGTAG
- the rplE gene encoding 50S ribosomal protein L5, whose product MTSRLKEKYINDVVPGLMEKFQYKNIMEVPKLEKIVLNMGIGEARENPKSLENAVEEMTMISGQRPIVTKAKKSIANFKVREGMSVGAKVTLRGERMYDFLDKLMNVALPRVRDFRGTNPASFDGRGNYALGIKEQLIFPEIEYDKVDAIRGLDVIIVTTAKTDEEAKGFLDLMGMPFRK is encoded by the coding sequence ATGACTTCCAGACTTAAAGAAAAGTATATAAATGATGTTGTTCCTGGATTGATGGAAAAATTTCAATATAAAAATATAATGGAAGTACCAAAATTAGAAAAAATCGTATTAAACATGGGAATTGGAGAAGCCAGAGAAAACCCTAAGTCTTTGGAGAATGCAGTAGAGGAAATGACAATGATCTCTGGACAAAGGCCAATTGTTACAAAAGCAAAAAAATCAATTGCAAATTTTAAAGTTCGTGAAGGAATGTCGGTAGGGGCAAAAGTTACTCTTAGAGGAGAAAGAATGTATGATTTTTTAGATAAATTAATGAACGTAGCACTTCCGAGGGTAAGAGATTTTAGAGGAACAAATCCAGCATCCTTTGATGGAAGAGGAAATTATGCGTTAGGAATAAAAGAACAATTGATTTTCCCTGAAATAGAGTATGATAAGGTCGATGCCATAAGAGGATTAGATGTAATAATTGTTACTACAGCAAAAACTGATGAAGAAGCCAAGGGGTTTTTGGATCTAATGGGAATGCCTTTCAGAAAATAA
- the rplX gene encoding 50S ribosomal protein L24, whose product MHVKSGDTVVIVSGKDKGKKGKILKVMPKENRIIVEGINVLTKHKKAQGPNQEGGIVHQEGPINASKAMYFCDKDKKGVRLGHKFLEDGKKVRYCKKCGEVIDK is encoded by the coding sequence ATGCATGTTAAGAGTGGAGATACAGTTGTAATCGTATCAGGAAAAGATAAAGGGAAAAAAGGAAAAATATTAAAGGTTATGCCTAAAGAGAATAGAATTATAGTTGAAGGTATAAACGTATTGACTAAACATAAAAAGGCTCAGGGACCTAATCAAGAAGGTGGAATTGTTCATCAGGAAGGCCCTATAAATGCTTCAAAGGCGATGTATTTTTGTGATAAGGATAAAAAAGGTGTAAGATTAGGACATAAATTCCTTGAAGACGGTAAAAAGGTAAGATATTGTAAAAAATGTGGGGAAGTAATTGATAAATAG
- the rplN gene encoding 50S ribosomal protein L14 produces the protein MIQNESRLKVADNSGAKELLVIRVMGGSKRKFGYVGDVVVCAVKSATPGGVVKKGDVVKAVIVRTKQGVRRNDGSYIKFDENAAVIIKDDKQPVGTRIFGPVTRELRKGNYMKIISLAPEVL, from the coding sequence ATGATACAAAATGAAAGCCGTCTTAAAGTTGCGGATAACTCAGGCGCGAAAGAGCTATTAGTGATAAGAGTTATGGGAGGTTCAAAAAGAAAGTTTGGTTATGTAGGAGATGTGGTAGTGTGTGCGGTTAAAAGTGCAACACCTGGAGGTGTTGTTAAAAAAGGAGACGTAGTTAAAGCCGTTATAGTAAGAACTAAGCAAGGAGTCAGAAGAAACGACGGAAGCTATATTAAATTTGATGAAAATGCAGCAGTTATAATAAAAGATGATAAACAACCGGTAGGCACTCGTATTTTTGGACCTGTAACCAGAGAATTAAGGAAAGGAAACTATATGAAGATTATATCTTTAGCACCAGAAGTATTATAG
- the rpsQ gene encoding 30S ribosomal protein S17 — protein MERKNRKVKIGKVVSDKMEKTVVVSVETLVKHPLYKKQIKRTSKFKAHDENNECGIGDTVRIMETRPLSKEKRWRVVDIVEKAK, from the coding sequence ATGGAAAGAAAAAACAGAAAAGTAAAAATAGGAAAAGTAGTAAGTGATAAGATGGAGAAAACAGTAGTAGTTTCAGTGGAAACACTTGTTAAACATCCTTTATACAAAAAGCAAATAAAGAGAACCAGCAAATTTAAAGCACATGATGAAAATAATGAATGCGGAATCGGAGATACTGTGAGAATAATGGAAACTAGACCATTGAGCAAAGAAAAAAGATGGAGAGTTGTTGATATAGTAGAAAAAGCAAAATAG
- the rpmC gene encoding 50S ribosomal protein L29, translated as MKANEIRQLTSQELNNKLLELKSELFNLRFQLATGQLDNPMRIKAVRKDIARVKTLMRERELGIGKEV; from the coding sequence ATGAAAGCTAATGAAATTAGACAACTGACTAGTCAGGAGTTAAACAATAAATTGTTGGAGTTAAAAAGTGAATTATTTAATTTAAGATTTCAATTAGCTACAGGACAGTTGGATAATCCTATGAGGATTAAAGCTGTTAGGAAGGATATAGCGAGAGTTAAAACATTGATGAGGGAAAGAGAACTCGGAATAGGAAAGGAGGTCTAG
- the rplP gene encoding 50S ribosomal protein L16 yields MLMPKRVKFRRVHRGRMKGKATRGNTITYGDYGLQALEPAWITSNQIESARRAMTRYIKRGGNVWIKIFPDKPVTEKPAETRMGSGKGSPEYWVAVVKPGRILFEMGGIDEDTAKEAMRLASNKLPIKCKFVTREDVQEKGGEANES; encoded by the coding sequence ATGTTAATGCCAAAAAGAGTTAAATTTCGTAGAGTCCATAGAGGAAGAATGAAAGGTAAAGCAACTCGCGGTAATACAATAACATACGGAGATTATGGTCTGCAAGCCCTTGAACCGGCATGGATTACTTCAAATCAAATAGAATCGGCGAGACGTGCAATGACGAGATATATAAAAAGAGGCGGGAATGTGTGGATAAAAATATTTCCTGATAAACCAGTTACGGAAAAGCCGGCTGAAACTCGTATGGGTTCAGGTAAAGGATCACCAGAATATTGGGTAGCGGTTGTAAAACCAGGCAGAATATTGTTTGAAATGGGCGGAATTGATGAAGATACAGCAAAAGAGGCTATGAGGTTAGCATCAAATAAGTTGCCTATAAAATGTAAATTTGTCACTCGTGAAGACGTGCAGGAAAAGGGTGGTGAAGCTAATGAAAGCTAA
- the rpsC gene encoding 30S ribosomal protein S3: protein MGQKVNPHGLRIGIIKEWDSKWFADKKNFSDLLIEDFNIREYVKEKLYISGISRVEIERAANRVKVTVFTSKPGMVIGKGGQGVEELRKDIEKMTEKNVIINVEEIKIPELDAQLVAENIAAQLEKRVSFRRAMKQAITRTMRSGALGIKTAIAGRLGGADMARTEGYSEGTIPLQTLRADIDYGFAEANTTYGKLGVKVWLYKGEVLPTKKVEGEVQTENVGK, encoded by the coding sequence ATGGGTCAAAAAGTTAACCCACATGGTCTAAGAATTGGGATCATAAAAGAATGGGATTCAAAATGGTTTGCTGATAAAAAAAATTTTAGCGATCTGTTAATTGAGGACTTCAATATTCGTGAATATGTAAAAGAGAAACTTTATATATCAGGAATATCTAGAGTTGAAATAGAAAGAGCGGCTAACAGAGTTAAAGTAACCGTATTTACATCAAAGCCAGGTATGGTAATAGGCAAAGGCGGTCAGGGAGTAGAGGAGTTAAGAAAAGATATAGAAAAGATGACTGAAAAGAACGTAATAATAAATGTCGAAGAAATAAAAATTCCTGAATTGGATGCACAGCTCGTTGCTGAAAATATTGCAGCTCAATTGGAAAAAAGGGTTTCTTTTAGAAGAGCAATGAAGCAAGCTATTACAAGAACAATGAGATCAGGAGCATTAGGAATAAAGACTGCTATAGCTGGAAGACTTGGTGGTGCGGATATGGCAAGGACAGAAGGATACAGTGAAGGAACAATACCTCTTCAAACTTTAAGAGCGGATATTGATTATGGCTTTGCTGAGGCCAATACTACTTATGGAAAGCTGGGCGTTAAAGTATGGCTATATAAAGGAGAGGTTCTTCCTACTAAAAAAGTAGAAGGAGAAGTACAAACTGAAAATGTTGGGAAATAG
- the rplV gene encoding 50S ribosomal protein L22, protein MEAKAIAKYVRISPLKVNFICKEIRGKQVDEALAILRYTPKRGAKVLKKVLTSAVANAENNFNLDRENLYVAEAYANDGPTLKRWRPRAKGMAYPILKRSSHIGVTVKEKE, encoded by the coding sequence ATGGAAGCTAAGGCTATAGCTAAATATGTGCGAATATCGCCTTTAAAGGTTAATTTTATATGTAAAGAAATTAGGGGGAAGCAAGTAGATGAAGCTCTTGCTATTCTCAGATATACTCCTAAAAGAGGCGCTAAAGTATTAAAAAAGGTTTTAACATCTGCTGTTGCTAATGCTGAAAATAATTTTAATTTAGATAGAGAAAATCTTTATGTAGCAGAGGCTTATGCAAATGATGGGCCTACTTTAAAAAGATGGAGACCGAGAGCTAAGGGAATGGCATATCCTATTTTAAAGAGGAGCAGTCACATAGGTGTAACGGTAAAAGAAAAAGAATAG
- the rpsS gene encoding 30S ribosomal protein S19, translated as MSRSLKKGPFCDDHLLKKVEELNKKNDKKVIKTWSRRSTIFPQMVSHTIAVHDGRKHVPIYITEDMVGHKLGEFVPTRTFRGHGNKTEKSTALK; from the coding sequence ATGAGTAGATCTCTAAAGAAAGGACCATTTTGTGATGATCATCTTCTAAAAAAAGTTGAGGAATTGAATAAGAAGAATGACAAAAAGGTTATAAAAACTTGGTCACGTCGTTCAACTATCTTTCCGCAAATGGTTAGTCATACTATTGCTGTTCATGATGGAAGAAAACATGTACCTATTTATATAACCGAAGATATGGTTGGACATAAACTTGGTGAATTTGTTCCTACCAGAACTTTCAGAGGACATGGAAATAAAACGGAAAAGTCAACTGCGTTGAAATAA
- the rplB gene encoding 50S ribosomal protein L2, with the protein MGIKGYKPTSPAIRQMTVSSFEEISEKDPEKSLLVSLKKNSGRNAQGRITIRHRGGGARRKYRMIDFKRNKDGIPGKVAAIEYDPNRTANIALINYVDGEKRYILAPFGLKVGDAIESGIDSDIKVGNTLPLKNIPVGTNIHNIELKAGKGGQIVRSAGAVAQLMGKEGNYAQLRLPSGEFRMVRVECRATIGQVGNLDHENIKIGKAGRKRHMGIRPTVRGSAMNPCDHPHGGGEGKAPIGMPSPVTPWGKPALGLKTRDKKKKSDKYIIRRRTK; encoded by the coding sequence ATGGGTATAAAAGGATATAAACCAACTTCTCCAGCAATAAGACAGATGACCGTTTCATCTTTTGAGGAAATTTCTGAAAAAGATCCGGAGAAATCGTTATTGGTAAGCTTAAAAAAGAATAGTGGAAGAAATGCTCAAGGAAGAATTACTATTCGTCATAGAGGCGGCGGTGCAAGAAGAAAATATAGAATGATAGATTTTAAAAGAAATAAAGACGGAATTCCAGGCAAAGTAGCTGCTATTGAATACGACCCAAACAGAACTGCAAATATTGCACTTATAAACTATGTAGATGGCGAAAAAAGGTATATCCTTGCTCCATTTGGTTTAAAAGTTGGAGATGCAATAGAATCAGGTATTGATTCAGATATAAAAGTTGGGAATACTCTTCCGTTAAAAAATATACCGGTAGGTACAAATATACACAATATAGAGCTTAAAGCAGGAAAGGGCGGGCAAATTGTTCGTTCGGCAGGAGCCGTAGCTCAACTTATGGGTAAAGAAGGAAATTATGCACAATTGAGATTACCTTCCGGAGAATTTAGAATGGTAAGAGTAGAATGTAGAGCTACGATTGGTCAAGTAGGAAACTTAGATCATGAAAATATAAAAATAGGGAAAGCAGGAAGAAAGAGACATATGGGAATCAGACCTACAGTAAGAGGTAGTGCTATGAATCCTTGTGATCACCCCCATGGTGGTGGAGAAGGAAAAGCTCCGATTGGAATGCCTTCGCCTGTGACTCCTTGGGGAAAACCTGCTCTTGGACTTAAAACAAGGGATAAAAAGAAAAAATCTGATAAATATATTATAAGAAGAAGGACTAAATAG
- the rplW gene encoding 50S ribosomal protein L23, giving the protein MRIPHDIIIRPIITEQSMDNMADGKYTFVVDKKANKSEIKKAVESIFGVKVKKVNTMNMLGKEKRMGSNVGRRPSWKKAIVKLTEDSKKIEFFEGME; this is encoded by the coding sequence ATGCGTATCCCACACGATATTATTATTAGACCTATTATTACTGAACAGAGTATGGATAATATGGCGGATGGAAAATATACTTTTGTAGTAGATAAAAAAGCTAATAAATCTGAAATTAAAAAGGCTGTGGAATCGATATTTGGAGTGAAGGTAAAAAAGGTAAATACAATGAATATGCTTGGAAAAGAAAAAAGAATGGGTTCTAATGTAGGTAGAAGGCCGAGCTGGAAGAAAGCCATAGTTAAATTAACTGAAGACAGTAAGAAGATTGAATTCTTCGAAGGAATGGAATAG
- the rplD gene encoding 50S ribosomal protein L4, with amino-acid sequence MPKVNVYNISGEQVGEIDLSENVFGAEINQHVLYEVVKNQLANRRQGTHSAKTRAEVRGGGRKPWRQKGTGRARQGSIRSPQWRKGGIVFPPKPRDYSYRVPKKVRRAAIKSALSSKVLNNEIIVLNELLLDQPKTKEMAKILNNLKVDKKALIVMSEKDEDIVRSARNIPAVETTSVNTLNVYDVLKYDLFIITEDAVRKVEEVYA; translated from the coding sequence ATGCCAAAAGTAAATGTTTATAATATATCAGGAGAACAAGTTGGAGAAATTGATTTGTCTGAAAATGTGTTTGGAGCAGAAATTAATCAACACGTGCTATATGAAGTAGTTAAAAACCAACTTGCGAATAGAAGACAAGGAACTCATTCAGCTAAAACAAGAGCTGAAGTAAGAGGCGGAGGAAGAAAACCTTGGAGACAGAAAGGCACTGGAAGAGCACGTCAGGGAAGCATAAGATCTCCTCAATGGAGAAAAGGCGGGATAGTATTTCCACCAAAACCAAGGGATTATAGCTATAGAGTTCCCAAAAAGGTTAGAAGGGCAGCAATAAAAAGTGCTTTATCTTCGAAAGTTTTAAATAATGAAATAATAGTATTGAATGAGTTGCTATTGGACCAACCAAAGACAAAAGAAATGGCTAAAATTCTTAACAATTTGAAAGTAGACAAAAAGGCTTTGATTGTAATGAGTGAAAAGGATGAAGACATAGTGAGATCAGCAAGAAATATTCCTGCTGTTGAGACAACTTCTGTAAATACATTAAATGTATATGATGTTCTTAAATATGATTTATTCATCATAACAGAGGATGCAGTAAGAAAAGTGGAGGAGGTGTATGCATAA
- the rplC gene encoding 50S ribosomal protein L3, producing MKKILGKKIGMTQIFQDDGTVVPVTVVEAGPLTVVQKKTVEKEGYNAIQVGFSSLKERKANKPRKGHFAKSHVEVKKFLREFRVDNIDEYEIGQEIKADIFVSGERVDVAGTSKGKGTQGPIKRYGHGRGPETHGSKYHRAVGGMSAGTYPGRVLKGKKMSGHMGNERVTVQNLEVVKVDADKNLILIKGAVPGPKSGLLLIKSSVKA from the coding sequence ATGAAAAAGATATTGGGTAAGAAAATAGGTATGACTCAGATATTTCAGGACGATGGAACGGTAGTTCCGGTTACTGTTGTAGAAGCAGGACCATTGACTGTTGTTCAAAAGAAAACGGTTGAAAAAGAAGGGTATAATGCAATTCAAGTAGGATTTTCTTCCTTAAAAGAGAGAAAAGCAAATAAACCAAGAAAAGGGCATTTTGCTAAATCTCATGTGGAAGTTAAGAAATTTTTAAGAGAGTTTAGAGTTGATAATATTGATGAATATGAAATTGGTCAGGAAATAAAGGCCGATATATTTGTTTCGGGAGAAAGAGTAGACGTAGCAGGCACTTCCAAAGGTAAGGGAACCCAAGGTCCTATAAAAAGATACGGGCATGGAAGAGGTCCTGAAACTCATGGTTCTAAATACCACAGAGCAGTAGGTGGAATGTCTGCAGGTACTTATCCCGGCAGAGTTTTAAAAGGGAAAAAGATGTCTGGACATATGGGAAATGAGAGAGTGACAGTGCAAAATCTTGAAGTTGTGAAAGTGGATGCGGACAAGAATTTAATTCTTATCAAAGGTGCGGTACCGGGACCTAAAAGCGGACTACTATTGATAAAAAGTAGTGTTAAAGCTTAA
- the rpsJ gene encoding 30S ribosomal protein S10 has translation MSSKSDERQKIRIRLKAYDHELLDTSAQKIVETAKRTGAQVSGPVPLPTEREVITILRAVHKYKDSREQFEQRTHKRLIDILSPNQKTVDALMKLNLPAGVDIEIKL, from the coding sequence ATGTCAAGTAAAAGTGATGAAAGACAAAAAATTAGAATTAGGTTAAAAGCTTATGATCATGAGCTTTTGGACACGTCAGCTCAAAAGATTGTTGAAACCGCTAAAAGAACTGGAGCTCAGGTATCAGGACCAGTACCCCTTCCAACGGAGAGAGAAGTTATAACAATATTGAGAGCTGTCCATAAGTATAAAGATTCAAGGGAACAATTTGAGCAGAGAACCCATAAGAGATTAATTGATATCTTAAGTCCAAATCAAAAGACTGTGGATGCTTTAATGAAACTTAATTTGCCGGCTGGAGTGGATATTGAGATAAAACTATAA
- the tuf gene encoding elongation factor Tu: MAKQHYERNKPHVNIGTIGHVDHGKTTLTAAITLVLNKRYGLGNVMTYDNIDKAPEERERGITISTAHVEYETKKRHYAHVDCPGHADYIKNMITGAAQMDGAILVVSAADGPMPQTREHILLARQVGVPKIVVFLNKADMVDDPELIELVEMEVRDLLNEYEFDGDNTKIVVGSALKALEDPDGKWGDKIIELMDVVDEEIPQPKRETDKPFLMPVEDIFSITGRGTVATGRVERGVLKVGDNVEIVGLSTEPRTVVVTGLEMFRKILDEAQAGDNIGALLRGVQRAEIERGQVLAKPKSITPHTKFNAQVYVLTKEEGGRHTPFFNGYRPQFYFRTTDVTGNIELEEGVEMVMPGDHANFKIELITPIAMEEGLRFAIREGGKTVGAGVVSKIIE, from the coding sequence ATGGCAAAGCAACATTATGAAAGAAATAAGCCACACGTAAATATAGGAACAATAGGACACGTAGATCATGGTAAAACGACGCTTACCGCAGCAATCACATTGGTGTTGAATAAGAGATACGGATTAGGTAATGTAATGACATACGACAACATAGATAAAGCTCCAGAGGAAAGAGAAAGAGGAATAACGATCTCAACAGCACACGTAGAGTATGAGACGAAGAAACGCCATTATGCCCATGTAGACTGTCCGGGACATGCAGATTATATAAAGAATATGATAACAGGAGCAGCTCAAATGGACGGAGCAATACTTGTAGTATCAGCAGCAGACGGGCCAATGCCTCAGACAAGGGAGCATATATTGCTGGCAAGACAGGTAGGAGTACCAAAGATAGTAGTATTTTTAAATAAAGCAGATATGGTAGATGATCCTGAATTAATAGAATTAGTAGAGATGGAAGTAAGAGACCTGTTAAATGAATATGAATTTGACGGAGACAATACGAAGATAGTAGTAGGGTCAGCATTGAAAGCATTAGAAGATCCGGACGGGAAATGGGGAGACAAGATAATAGAATTAATGGATGTAGTAGATGAAGAGATACCGCAGCCGAAGAGAGAAACAGATAAACCATTCTTAATGCCGGTAGAAGATATATTCAGTATAACAGGCAGAGGGACAGTAGCAACAGGAAGAGTAGAAAGAGGAGTATTAAAAGTAGGAGACAATGTAGAGATAGTAGGATTGTCGACAGAGCCGAGGACAGTAGTAGTAACAGGATTAGAGATGTTCAGGAAGATATTGGACGAAGCGCAGGCAGGAGATAATATAGGAGCATTATTAAGAGGAGTACAGAGAGCAGAAATAGAAAGAGGGCAAGTATTGGCGAAACCGAAGAGCATAACACCCCATACAAAATTTAACGCCCAAGTATATGTATTGACGAAAGAAGAGGGAGGAAGGCATACACCATTTTTCAACGGATATAGACCTCAGTTTTACTTCAGGACAACGGATGTAACTGGGAACATAGAGTTGGAAGAAGGAGTAGAGATGGTAATGCCTGGAGACCATGCGAACTTCAAGATAGAATTAATAACGCCGATAGCAATGGAAGAGGGATTAAGATTTGCAATCAGAGAAGGCGGAAAGACAGTTGGAGCTGGAGTAGTCAGCAAGATTATTGAATAA